The Prochlorococcus marinus str. MIT 1214 sequence TCCTCTAAATCCAACATCAATACATCATCAGGCTCAGCTCTTAGCAAATGATGCATTAATAAAAATCCAACAATCGTCCAGGTTTGATAAGTTCTAGATTGTTGTCCTACCCATGTGCCAGTTGGGCCATCAAAATATTCTGCCCATTTTTGTCTTGGGAGTTGATTCAATTGACTCCAATAACATTCTTCAATAAGAGCTCTCATCTGTCCCATTAGTAAAACATCAGCTTTTGGATAACGTTTTTCATGAAGCAAAATAGAGGCACCAAAAAACCATAAAAGACTAGGCCAATGCCCCCCATTGTGATAACTCCATGGCCAGTTTTTGGGGTCTGATCCTGTTTTGTTTTGCCATTCTTCAATATCCATAGGTGGATGACATATCCTCATTGGCATTTGCGCCATGAGGTGTTCACGGTTGTGAAGAACAAGACGAAATAATGCTCTCTGTTGTGGGGCTGTCAATACACCAAACATGCAAGCTAATGAATTTCCTAAGCTATAAAAACGGAAATCTGGTCTGCCTGTTCTTATATTTCCAATTAGGTATCCACCTCTATTCTCGAGCCAATCTTGAAGCCATGAAGGGACTACTTGCGGCTGGACATTGAATTCATTTTGATGTTGATCTTCTCCGTATTGCTCAGTAGGCCTTCTTCTTAGAACTTGCATCGTTTTGCTTGTTACCCAATAGTGCTTTAAAAGAAATTGTCGAAGATCATGCACCCACTGACGAGTTAAAACAAGCCTTTGATCAAGCAATCGACTTTTTTGATGCTTTCTGCTTAATTCCATTAGTTGAATGCAGCTTTTTAAACATGCATGCAACAACACCTCCACTTCAAGAGGAGCGCCCCAAACATCCATAGGTCGATCGATCATAAAGGAGCAATCAGGAACGAACAGAACTGGATTGCCTTCAAAAGTTGGATGAAGAACTAAATCAAGAAGAAGTTGAACACCTCGTTGAACCTGTTGACTTGTGCCAAAACTTTGATCGCCACTTTTTTTGACATAAAGCCAACATAGGATTGGCCACCAAAGGCTTGCATCGGCAGAGGTTATTCTTCCTATAGATCTCTGACCATAATCTGCTATTAATTTTCCTTTTTCTTCTATAAAGCTTGTTGGGAAAACTCCTCTGGTCTGATAGGTAGTACTTTGCAAATCAAGGCTTACTGTCAGGAATTTTTTGACTATGTCAAATCTTTTTTGAGTTAATAAATAAATCATTACGGGGACATTGTCCCTTAAAAAAATCTCTCCATAATTGAGAGCATCGTTTTTCGTTGGATGTTCTAAGGCCGCAACACTACCTGCAATATTTCCTGAAACTTCAATGAGAGTTTTTTCAAAATGTTCTTTAGCTCTCGCAACAACTTTGTCTTCATTCGAGTTGGGGCGAACTCTTTGGTGCTGTTGGCTAAAACGTGCGGGCATTAAAATAATCTGATGCCATCGCTAAAAGCTAGTTATGGCTTACTCATTTAGTATCGATAGTAGAAGGTAAAACATTTCATTTGCAACTTTGTTGCATCTAAGTACGTTTAGGGTCTACAATATTTTTCTGCGCGAAAGTCAATCTGGAGCGTACTCAGTTAGCGAAAATCACGAAAGTTTTTTAGTTAAGTGGGAGTTTTACAACAATTGAAGACTAAACCCTTCTGTGTTGTAAGCTGAAAAACGGTCGAAAGATCGAAAAATGTTCTTGGCTTTTAAGTCAAAAACATTGCACCTCGACAACTTAAAAGTTTAGGAACTGACGCTTTTATCGCGTCCAATTATTTAATAATTGGATGTATTTGCGATAAAGGTGTGAGGTCCCGTCAAAAGAAATTAGTTGCATAGTTCTGTCACTATTTTGAATTGGAGTTTCACGGCTCCATTTTGATATTAGGTGTTACAGAATTAGGGCAACGACGGATCTGAGATCCGGGAAAGTCACGAAGATAAAACTAAGTGCACTCTTTAGAACCCTTATTAAAAATAAGGTGGCAACAATCACAATCAGTACGCCAGTGCTGTAATTGGTGGGAGAAGCAAATCAGACTGAGTAGAATTAATTTTTACAATAGGGCCTGACTACAACGGAGAGTTTGATCCTGGCTCAGGATGAACGCTGGCGGCGTGCTTAACACATGCAAGTCGAACGAACCTTCGGGTTAGTGGCGGACGGGTGAGTAACGCGTGGGAATCTGCCCTCAGGAGGGGGATAACGGTTGGAAACGACCGCTAATACCCCATATGCCGAGAGGTGAAATGAATTTCGCCTGAGGATGAGCCCGCGTCTGATTAGCTAGTTGGTGAGGTAAATGCTCACCAAGGCTTCGATCAGTAGCTGGTCTGAGAGGATGATCAGCCACACTGGGACTGAGACACGGCCCAGACTCCTACGGGAGGCAGCAGTGGGGAATTTTCCGCAATGGGCGCAAGCCTGACGGAGCAACGCCGCGTGAGGGACGAAGGCCTCTGGGCTGTAAACCTCTTTTCTCAAGGAAGAAGATATGACGGTACTTGAGGAATAAGCCACGGCTAATTCCGTGCCAGCAGCCGCGGTAATACGGGAGTGGCAAGCGTTATCCGGAATTATTGGGCGTAAAGCGTCCGCAGGCGGCCTTTCAAGTCTGCTGTTAAAGCGTGGAGCTTAACTCCATCATGGCAGTGGAAACTGATTGGCTTGAGTATGGTAGGGGCAGAGGGAATTCCCGGTGTAGCGGTGAAATGCGTAGATATCGGGAAGAACACCAGTGGCGAAGGCGCTCTGCTGGGCCATTACTGACGCTCATGGACGAAAGCCAGGGGAGCGAAAGGGATTAGATACCCCTGTAGTCCTGGCCGTAAACGATGAACACTAGGTGTCGGGGGAATCGACCCCTTCGGTGTCGTAGCTAACGCGTTAAGTGTTCCGCCTGGGGAGTACGCACGCAAGTGTGAAACTCAAAGGAATTGACGGGGGCCCGCACAAGCGGTGGAGTATGTGGTTTAATTCGATGCAACGCGAAGAACCTTACCAGGGCTTGACATCCTGCGAACCTTTAAGAAATTAGAGGGTGCCTTCGGGAACGCAGTGACAGGTGGTGCATGGCTGTCGTCAGCTCGTGTCGTGAGATGTTGGGTTAAGTCCCGCAACGAGCGCAACCCACGTTTTTAGTTGCCAGCATTTAGTTGGGCACTCTAGAAAGACCGCCGGTGATAAACCGGAG is a genomic window containing:
- a CDS encoding glycoside hydrolase 100 family protein; the protein is MPARFSQQHQRVRPNSNEDKVVARAKEHFEKTLIEVSGNIAGSVAALEHPTKNDALNYGEIFLRDNVPVMIYLLTQKRFDIVKKFLTVSLDLQSTTYQTRGVFPTSFIEEKGKLIADYGQRSIGRITSADASLWWPILCWLYVKKSGDQSFGTSQQVQRGVQLLLDLVLHPTFEGNPVLFVPDCSFMIDRPMDVWGAPLEVEVLLHACLKSCIQLMELSRKHQKSRLLDQRLVLTRQWVHDLRQFLLKHYWVTSKTMQVLRRRPTEQYGEDQHQNEFNVQPQVVPSWLQDWLENRGGYLIGNIRTGRPDFRFYSLGNSLACMFGVLTAPQQRALFRLVLHNREHLMAQMPMRICHPPMDIEEWQNKTGSDPKNWPWSYHNGGHWPSLLWFFGASILLHEKRYPKADVLLMGQMRALIEECYWSQLNQLPRQKWAEYFDGPTGTWVGQQSRTYQTWTIVGFLLMHHLLRAEPDDVLMLDLEENF